A window of the Hypnocyclicus thermotrophus genome harbors these coding sequences:
- a CDS encoding SpoIID/LytB domain-containing protein: protein MKKILLFFILLSTFSFSFDYQLSLDTFGPLIRVGLKRFESNSIYIKSINGNLLIKYNNKTSILSKNDSIKITYYNNKIKILNSITNKIIIKKLDIISMFDISKNGKTYSTYRGELELLPHNNHILPINIVRTEEYLYSVVPSEIGFSFPDEAIKAQAVAARTYLFYSMKNKKFDLYDVEDGVTSQVYLGYNKENKRINDLINQTENQVITYNGKYINALFHASSGGYTANSEDVWGSKIPYLRSVDDRKNDIESPRRHWSYKINKQDFSKLIGFKVSYIKIIEIKSKRAKKVKIIGDKTITISGDKLRQIVGYSKIFSTMFTIKSSGNYFYFSGSGSGHGVGLPQWSAYTLAKKGKNYIEILKKYYQGVSIKSINYQIAEK from the coding sequence TTGAAAAAAATATTATTATTTTTTATTTTATTATCAACTTTTTCATTTTCATTTGATTATCAATTATCTTTAGATACTTTTGGTCCTTTAATTAGAGTAGGTTTAAAAAGATTTGAAAGTAATTCTATTTATATAAAGTCTATTAACGGAAATTTATTAATAAAATATAATAACAAAACTTCTATACTTTCTAAAAATGATAGTATAAAAATCACTTACTATAATAATAAAATAAAAATTTTAAATAGCATAACTAACAAAATAATAATAAAAAAATTAGATATTATTTCAATGTTTGATATTAGTAAAAATGGAAAAACATATTCTACTTATAGAGGCGAATTAGAATTATTACCGCATAATAACCATATTCTTCCTATTAATATAGTAAGAACCGAAGAATATTTATATAGTGTTGTTCCTTCAGAAATAGGTTTTTCATTTCCTGACGAAGCTATAAAGGCTCAAGCTGTTGCAGCTAGAACATATTTATTCTATTCAATGAAAAATAAAAAGTTTGATTTATATGATGTAGAAGATGGAGTTACTTCTCAGGTATATTTAGGTTATAATAAAGAAAACAAAAGAATAAATGATTTGATTAATCAGACAGAAAATCAAGTTATTACTTATAATGGAAAATATATAAACGCTCTTTTTCATGCTAGTAGTGGAGGATATACTGCTAATAGTGAAGATGTTTGGGGAAGTAAAATTCCTTATCTTAGAAGTGTTGATGATAGAAAAAATGATATAGAATCACCTCGTAGACATTGGAGTTATAAAATTAATAAGCAAGATTTTTCAAAATTAATAGGATTCAAAGTCTCTTATATTAAAATCATTGAAATAAAAAGTAAGCGTGCTAAAAAAGTAAAAATTATAGGCGATAAAACAATTACTATTTCTGGGGATAAATTGCGTCAAATAGTAGGTTATTCTAAAATTTTTAGTACAATGTTCACAATAAAATCATCAGGAAATTATTTTTATTTTTCTGGTAGTGGTTCTGGACATGGTGTAGGACTTCCTCAGTGGAGTGCTTATACATTAGCTAAAAAAGGTAAAAATTATATTGAAATATTAAAAAAATATTATCAAGGTGTTAGCATCAAAAGCATAAATTATCAAATTGCTGAAAAATAG
- a CDS encoding O-methyltransferase, with amino-acid sequence MLEELKQANDYIYSKLNEKNTFFLELEEYAEKYNIPIITKEVKEFLRFLLSTNKYQNILEIGSAIGYSTLIMSKTLNDNCHITTLEIDKERYDIAKSNFKKSNNNNIDILLGDALDIIPTLNKKYDFIFIDAAKGQYQNFFNTSYNLLNENGLIFIDNIMFRGYLYKEYPKRFKTIVKKLDNFIDYLYQNHDFTLLPFGDGIGLVKK; translated from the coding sequence ATGCTTGAAGAATTAAAGCAAGCAAACGACTATATATATTCAAAATTAAATGAAAAAAATACATTTTTTTTAGAATTAGAAGAATATGCTGAAAAATATAATATTCCAATAATCACAAAAGAAGTTAAAGAATTTCTTAGATTTTTACTTTCTACTAATAAATATCAAAATATTTTAGAAATTGGAAGTGCTATTGGATATTCTACACTTATTATGTCAAAAACCTTAAACGATAATTGTCATATTACAACGCTAGAAATAGATAAAGAAAGATATGATATTGCAAAATCTAATTTTAAAAAGTCAAACAACAATAATATTGACATATTACTTGGTGATGCTTTAGATATTATTCCTACACTTAATAAAAAATATGATTTTATATTTATTGATGCTGCAAAAGGTCAATATCAAAATTTTTTTAATACTTCATATAATTTGTTGAATGAAAATGGATTAATATTTATTGATAATATTATGTTTAGAGGATATTTATATAAAGAATATCCTAAACGTTTTAAAACAATTGTTAAAAAACTAGATAATTTTATTGACTATTTATATCAAAACCATGATTTTACTCTTTTACCTTTTGGAGATGGAATAGGTTTAGTTAAAAAATAA
- the tgt gene encoding tRNA guanosine(34) transglycosylase Tgt: MLPVKYKLEKKDGKARAGEINTPHGNIKTPVFMPVGTQATVKTMTPEELEKINAEIILGNTYHLYLRPTDEIVAKFGGLHKFMNWNKPILTDSGGFQVFSLGALRKITEEGVNFRSHIDGSKHFISPEKSISIQNNLGSDIMMAFDECPPGLADREYMKDSLERTTRWAKRCIKANKNPDRQGLFAIVQGGIYEDLRDQSLNELTEMDDHFSGYAIGGLAVGEPREDMYRILDYITPKLPEEKPRYLMGVGEPLDMLEAVANGVDMMDCVQPSRIGRHGTVFTKYGRLVIKNASYSEDTRPLDEDCDCYVCKNYTRGYIRHLFKTGEILGQRLATYHNLYFLIKMMNNAREAILNNNFYEFKKEFENNYTQGKKSEWIKPKKFKD, encoded by the coding sequence ATGTTACCTGTTAAATATAAACTTGAAAAAAAAGATGGAAAAGCTAGAGCTGGAGAGATAAATACTCCACATGGAAATATAAAAACACCTGTTTTTATGCCTGTTGGAACTCAAGCAACTGTTAAAACAATGACTCCAGAAGAATTAGAAAAAATTAATGCTGAAATAATTCTTGGGAATACTTACCATTTATATTTAAGACCTACTGATGAAATTGTAGCTAAATTTGGTGGTTTACATAAATTTATGAATTGGAATAAACCTATTTTAACAGATAGTGGTGGATTTCAAGTGTTTAGCTTGGGAGCCCTTAGAAAAATAACAGAAGAAGGTGTAAATTTTAGATCACATATAGACGGGTCAAAACATTTTATTTCACCTGAAAAATCTATTTCAATACAAAATAATCTTGGTTCTGATATAATGATGGCTTTTGATGAATGTCCTCCTGGACTTGCTGACAGAGAATACATGAAAGACTCTCTTGAAAGAACTACTAGATGGGCTAAAAGATGTATAAAAGCAAATAAAAATCCTGATAGACAAGGTTTGTTTGCAATAGTTCAAGGTGGAATCTATGAAGATTTAAGAGATCAAAGCTTAAATGAATTAACTGAAATGGATGATCATTTTTCAGGATACGCTATAGGTGGTCTTGCAGTTGGTGAACCTAGAGAAGATATGTATAGAATATTAGATTATATTACTCCAAAATTACCAGAAGAAAAACCTAGATATCTTATGGGCGTTGGTGAGCCTCTTGATATGCTTGAAGCTGTTGCTAACGGAGTAGATATGATGGATTGTGTACAACCTAGTAGAATTGGGCGTCACGGTACTGTATTTACTAAGTATGGTAGATTAGTGATTAAAAATGCTAGTTATTCAGAAGATACAAGACCTTTAGATGAAGATTGTGATTGCTATGTATGTAAAAATTATACAAGAGGGTATATAAGACATCTATTTAAAACAGGTGAAATCCTTGGACAAAGACTTGCTACATACCATAATTTATATTTTTTAATTAAAATGATGAATAACGCCAGAGAGGCTATCCTTAATAATAACTTTTATGAATTCAAAAAAGAATTTGAAAATAATTATACACAAGGGAAAAAAAGCGAATGGATTAAACCAAAAAAATTTAAAGATTAA
- the mltG gene encoding endolytic transglycosylase MltG produces MKFKKIFFLIFTVLILSSGYFYFDFYYNKNFYQLNITINTNDTIKKIYNKLNINYNFFDRVFFKFFFDSKKIKAGTFNLNNYYTKNELFKEFTKNSYKIIKIVIPEGFTLKQVKNRLNSNNLIDIKKFEEILKNKKNFYYPTPNQNFEGYFYPDTYYFTKSQSENEIINMFLDNFLKKYPPKNYPDKNKFYNNLILASIIEKEAANDKEKYLISSVFHNRLNINMKLQSCATLAYLFNYQKSNFSKKDLKINSKYNTYYYKGLPPTPISNPGKISFLAAENPKNSNYLYFVLTKDRVHHFSTTYKEHLRYKKGSNF; encoded by the coding sequence ATGAAATTTAAAAAAATATTTTTTTTGATTTTTACTGTATTAATTTTAAGTAGCGGTTACTTTTATTTTGATTTTTATTATAATAAAAATTTTTATCAATTAAATATTACAATAAATACAAATGATACTATTAAAAAAATATATAACAAATTAAATATAAATTATAACTTTTTTGATAGAGTTTTTTTTAAATTTTTTTTTGATTCGAAAAAAATAAAAGCAGGTACTTTTAATTTAAATAATTACTATACAAAAAATGAATTATTTAAAGAATTTACTAAAAATTCTTATAAAATAATCAAAATTGTTATTCCTGAAGGATTTACATTAAAACAGGTTAAAAATAGATTAAATTCAAATAATTTAATTGATATTAAAAAATTTGAAGAAATTTTAAAAAATAAAAAAAATTTTTATTATCCTACACCAAATCAAAATTTTGAAGGCTATTTTTATCCTGATACATATTATTTTACTAAATCACAATCTGAAAATGAAATTATAAATATGTTTTTAGATAATTTTTTAAAAAAGTATCCACCTAAAAATTATCCTGATAAAAATAAATTTTATAATAATTTAATTCTTGCATCAATCATAGAAAAAGAAGCAGCTAATGATAAAGAAAAATATTTGATTTCTTCTGTATTTCATAACAGATTAAATATAAATATGAAACTTCAATCATGTGCTACTTTAGCATATCTATTTAATTACCAAAAAAGTAATTTTTCTAAAAAAGATCTAAAAATAAACTCAAAATATAATACATATTATTATAAAGGACTTCCGCCTACACCTATTTCAAATCCTGGAAAAATATCTTTTTTAGCGGCTGAAAATCCTAAAAATAGTAACTATTTATATTTTGTATTAACCAAAGATAGAGTTCATCATTTTTCTACTACATATAAAGAACATCTAAGATATAAGAAAGGAAGTAATTTTTAA
- the rsmB gene encoding 16S rRNA (cytosine(967)-C(5))-methyltransferase RsmB: protein MNIKERIIDVFSHYEAGKYSNIALNDYFRENPNLPIKEKSFITEVFYGMIRKQMFLEYVLRTYTKKIEYPWLKNLLRLSLYQGLFMDSDEKGVVWEAVELTKNKYDKKVANFVNGVLRKIFREKNEIFNSLLNKKEYLLYSYPKWFYNKIKSDYPKNFKEILKTLKETPYLSIRINKLKYTEKEFLNLLNKLNIKILKQVDFVYYLSDGKILNTDEFKSGKLTVQDASSYIAAKNLNANKDDRILDACSAPGGKSMVIAESMNNTGEIISLDIHEHKIKLIKNNAENMGIKNVYPILHDARKINELNGEFDKILVDAPCSGFGVIRKKPEAIYNKTISNVEELARLQLDILNSASKKLKKGGILVYSTCTITKEENTANIRKFLETHSNFSVVETDIPKNVNFIKDKYNGINIFDNFLDAFYIIKLKKNS from the coding sequence ATGAATATAAAAGAGAGAATAATAGATGTTTTTTCTCACTATGAAGCCGGAAAATATTCTAATATTGCATTAAATGATTATTTTAGGGAAAATCCTAATTTACCAATAAAAGAAAAATCTTTTATTACTGAAGTCTTTTACGGAATGATTAGAAAACAGATGTTTTTAGAATATGTTTTGCGTACATATACAAAAAAAATAGAATATCCTTGGTTAAAAAATCTACTCCGTTTATCCCTTTACCAAGGACTTTTTATGGATAGTGATGAAAAAGGAGTCGTTTGGGAAGCTGTTGAACTTACAAAAAATAAATATGATAAAAAAGTAGCTAATTTTGTAAATGGTGTTTTACGAAAAATTTTTCGTGAAAAAAATGAAATTTTTAATTCATTATTAAATAAAAAAGAGTACCTTTTATACTCTTATCCAAAATGGTTTTATAATAAAATAAAATCCGATTATCCCAAAAACTTTAAAGAAATTTTAAAAACTTTAAAAGAAACACCTTACTTAAGTATAAGAATTAATAAATTAAAGTATACTGAAAAAGAATTTTTAAATTTATTAAATAAATTAAATATAAAAATCTTAAAGCAAGTTGATTTTGTATATTATTTATCTGATGGAAAAATATTAAATACAGATGAATTTAAATCTGGAAAATTAACAGTTCAAGATGCTTCCTCATATATTGCAGCAAAAAATTTAAACGCTAATAAAGATGATAGAATTCTTGATGCTTGTAGTGCTCCTGGCGGTAAATCTATGGTTATCGCTGAATCAATGAATAATACTGGTGAAATAATTTCTCTTGATATTCACGAACATAAAATTAAACTTATTAAAAATAATGCTGAAAATATGGGTATTAAAAATGTTTATCCTATATTACATGATGCAAGAAAAATAAATGAATTAAATGGTGAATTTGATAAAATTTTAGTTGATGCTCCGTGTAGTGGATTTGGTGTAATTAGAAAAAAACCAGAAGCTATATACAATAAAACAATATCTAATGTTGAGGAACTTGCTAGATTACAATTAGATATATTAAATTCTGCTAGTAAAAAATTAAAAAAGGGTGGAATATTAGTTTATAGTACTTGCACTATAACTAAAGAAGAAAATACAGCTAACATACGTAAGTTTTTAGAGACACATTCTAATTTTTCTGTTGTTGAAACTGATATCCCCAAAAATGTTAATTTCATCAAAGATAAATATAACGGTATTAATATATTTGATAATTTTTTAGATGCGTTTTATATTATTAAATTGAAAAAAAATTCTTAA
- the tilS gene encoding tRNA lysidine(34) synthetase TilS yields the protein MRIYNKFLSTIQNNNLISKNDKIIIALSGGPDSVCLFHLLYKLQSKYNLSLYFAHINHNLRGIDADLDEQFVIELGKKYNIPTFIKSVDIKKYATSFKLSEEEAGREVRYNFFKEIKNKIGANKVALAHILDDNVETFMFRLSRGTSIDGLCSIPVKRDYYIRPLLYIKKEEILKFLEENNLRYQIDESNFKSIYTRNKIRLELIPYFEKEFNSNFKDKIISLIDELNDINKYFKKEIDNYINNSGKKFDIDKLISFPEYLQKEIIKTILKNNNIAYNRKKINKIFNLLYSNGSKEYLLNEQKKLYKIYNEFYISDNIKILNNNSLEKTLKINSNLIFNNYYISIRESDKYISKNNVFCIDKDKILHNEFLIRTRKKGDFFIPIGSKNKKKLKDFFINEKIDKYKRNSLPLIINNDKIVCVGNIRLSEEFKTTTTTKKFLIIELKEVETNE from the coding sequence GTGAGAATTTATAATAAATTTTTATCAACTATACAAAATAATAATTTAATTTCAAAAAATGATAAAATAATTATTGCATTATCAGGTGGTCCTGATTCAGTTTGTTTATTTCATTTACTTTATAAATTACAATCTAAATATAATTTATCTCTTTATTTTGCACATATCAATCATAACTTAAGAGGAATAGATGCTGATTTAGATGAACAATTTGTTATTGAATTAGGTAAAAAATACAATATTCCTACTTTTATAAAAAGTGTAGATATAAAAAAATATGCTACCTCTTTTAAACTTAGTGAAGAAGAAGCTGGTAGAGAAGTTAGATACAACTTCTTTAAAGAAATAAAAAATAAAATAGGCGCTAATAAAGTGGCTCTTGCACATATTTTAGATGATAATGTAGAAACATTTATGTTTCGACTATCGAGAGGAACATCTATAGATGGACTTTGTTCTATTCCTGTAAAAAGAGATTATTATATTCGTCCTTTATTATATATCAAAAAAGAGGAAATTCTAAAATTTCTAGAAGAAAATAATTTGAGATATCAAATTGATGAGAGTAATTTCAAATCAATTTATACTAGAAATAAAATTCGACTTGAATTAATTCCATATTTTGAAAAAGAATTTAACTCAAATTTTAAAGATAAAATCATATCTTTAATTGATGAGTTAAATGACATTAATAAATACTTTAAAAAAGAAATTGATAATTATATAAATAACTCTGGAAAGAAATTTGATATTGATAAACTTATATCTTTTCCAGAATACTTACAAAAAGAAATTATTAAAACTATTCTAAAAAACAATAATATTGCCTATAACAGAAAAAAAATTAATAAAATTTTTAATTTGTTGTATTCAAATGGTAGCAAAGAATACTTATTAAATGAGCAAAAAAAATTATATAAAATATATAATGAATTTTATATTTCTGATAATATTAAAATTCTTAATAACAATTCTTTAGAAAAAACATTAAAAATTAATTCAAATTTAATATTTAATAATTATTATATTTCTATTAGAGAAAGTGATAAGTATATTTCAAAAAATAATGTTTTTTGTATTGATAAAGATAAAATTTTACATAATGAATTTTTAATTCGTACAAGAAAAAAAGGCGATTTTTTTATCCCTATTGGCTCAAAAAACAAAAAAAAATTAAAAGATTTCTTTATAAATGAAAAAATTGATAAATATAAAAGAAATTCTTTGCCTTTAATAATTAATAATGATAAAATAGTTTGTGTTGGTAATATTCGATTAAGCGAAGAATTTAAGACTACCACAACTACTAAAAAATTTTTAATAATCGAACTTAAGGAGGTAGAAACTAATGAATAA
- a CDS encoding CheR family methyltransferase — protein MIIKIEMNDKEFELFRDYIYERSGIHYTINKKTILQNRVRRRLRDLELDSYTKYFNIIKNKSMSDPEVIKFFDEVTTNETSFFRHDKQFIALEKMVIPELLANRRISTINIWSAAASTGKEAYTIAAVLKEIPELKGKNIKILGTDLNQKVLNIAKEGKYDIKDIKNVEKKYLKYFDIDEKNGIVTVKNELKSLVTFKRFNLTDRFTSIPKMDIIFCRNVFIYFQKHTQKEIVDKFYDKLNPNGFFILGHSETLNGIDNNFTYRKFNNENLMIYQK, from the coding sequence ATGATTATCAAAATTGAAATGAATGACAAAGAATTTGAACTTTTTAGAGATTATATTTATGAGAGAAGTGGTATACACTATACAATAAATAAAAAAACTATCTTACAAAATAGAGTAAGAAGAAGACTTAGAGATTTAGAACTTGATTCTTATACTAAATATTTTAATATAATAAAAAACAAGTCAATGTCTGATCCGGAAGTAATTAAATTTTTTGATGAAGTTACTACTAACGAAACATCTTTTTTTAGACATGATAAACAATTTATCGCTTTAGAAAAAATGGTAATACCTGAATTATTAGCCAATAGAAGAATTTCTACTATCAATATTTGGAGTGCTGCTGCTTCTACTGGAAAAGAAGCATATACTATAGCTGCTGTTTTGAAAGAAATACCTGAATTAAAAGGAAAAAATATTAAAATTTTAGGTACTGATTTAAATCAAAAAGTTTTAAATATTGCTAAAGAAGGAAAATATGATATTAAAGATATTAAAAATGTTGAAAAAAAATATTTAAAATATTTTGATATTGATGAAAAAAATGGTATTGTTACTGTGAAAAATGAGCTTAAATCTTTAGTAACTTTCAAAAGATTTAATTTAACTGATAGATTTACAAGTATTCCTAAAATGGACATTATTTTCTGTAGAAATGTATTTATTTATTTTCAAAAACACACTCAAAAAGAGATTGTCGATAAATTTTATGATAAGTTAAATCCTAATGGATTTTTTATTTTAGGACATTCTGAAACATTAAATGGAATTGATAATAATTTTACATATAGAAAATTTAACAATGAAAATTTAATGATATATCAAAAATAG
- a CDS encoding B12-binding domain-containing radical SAM protein — translation MKNILFLAINSKFVHTNLALRYIKKYIEINSFYKINLIEKTINNHLLEILTTINEENPDLIAISTYIWNSEYVYKLIIEIKKILPNTKILLGGPEVSYQAEKLMNLYKEIDYIISGEGEEIFLEFLTKDIDSVKGIYYRKEKKITFNGYKTPILNLDIIPFPYDENELSETSPLILYYESSRGCPFNCAYCMSSLDKKVRYFSLERVKTDLMKFINKKVKLVKFVDRTFNLNKKRYLEIWKFLLENYNEKTTFHFEISVDLFDEEVIKFLQKVPRKYFQFEIGIQTINEKTLNIIHRTNKLEILKKNILDIKDNIHLHVDLIAGLPEEDYNTFKKSFNYVHSLKAEMIQLGFLKILNGTEMESLVSKYNYNYLDFPPYEVLSNNYISFNDLVKLKNIEKALDFYYNSNKFLKSLNYILINFYDSPFEFYENISEYYKKRKLINVAHKQVSIFNYLYEFYLDKSFKNIDIFIEYLKFDYLSIGKTGYFPYWFKRNTDKEKYNELLNNLNFKSKREAYKKTEYEIFNYDIINNKKEKKEILFIYNNDLIIKEI, via the coding sequence ATGAAAAATATTTTATTTTTAGCAATAAATAGTAAGTTTGTACATACTAATCTTGCTCTTAGATATATAAAAAAATATATTGAAATAAATAGCTTTTATAAAATAAATTTAATTGAAAAAACTATAAATAATCATTTACTCGAAATTTTGACTACTATAAATGAAGAAAATCCTGATTTAATTGCTATTTCAACGTATATTTGGAATAGTGAATATGTATATAAATTAATTATTGAAATAAAAAAGATTTTACCTAATACAAAAATTTTATTAGGCGGACCTGAAGTATCTTATCAAGCAGAAAAACTAATGAATTTATACAAAGAAATTGATTATATCATTTCTGGTGAAGGTGAAGAAATTTTTTTAGAATTTTTAACTAAAGACATTGACTCTGTAAAAGGTATTTATTATAGAAAAGAAAAGAAAATAACATTTAATGGATATAAAACACCTATTTTAAATTTAGACATAATTCCTTTCCCATATGATGAAAATGAATTATCTGAAACATCACCATTAATATTATATTATGAATCTTCAAGAGGATGTCCTTTTAATTGTGCTTACTGCATGTCTTCACTTGATAAAAAAGTTAGATATTTTTCATTAGAAAGAGTTAAAACTGATTTAATGAAATTTATTAATAAAAAAGTAAAATTAGTAAAATTTGTTGATAGAACTTTTAATCTTAATAAAAAAAGATATTTAGAAATATGGAAATTTTTATTAGAAAATTATAATGAAAAAACTACTTTTCATTTTGAAATAAGTGTAGATTTATTTGATGAAGAGGTTATTAAATTTTTACAAAAAGTTCCTAGAAAATATTTCCAATTTGAAATAGGAATTCAAACTATTAATGAAAAAACTTTAAATATTATTCATCGAACAAATAAATTAGAAATACTCAAAAAAAATATTTTGGATATAAAAGATAATATACATTTACATGTTGATTTAATAGCTGGTTTACCTGAAGAAGATTATAATACATTTAAAAAATCATTTAATTATGTTCATTCTTTAAAAGCTGAAATGATACAATTAGGTTTTTTAAAAATTTTAAATGGTACTGAAATGGAGAGTCTTGTTAGTAAATATAATTATAATTATCTCGATTTCCCACCATACGAAGTCTTAAGTAATAATTATATATCTTTTAATGACCTTGTAAAACTAAAAAATATTGAAAAAGCGTTAGATTTTTATTATAATTCTAATAAATTTTTAAAATCTTTAAATTATATCTTAATAAATTTTTATGATTCACCTTTTGAATTTTATGAAAATATTTCTGAGTATTATAAAAAGAGAAAATTAATTAATGTCGCTCATAAACAAGTGTCTATATTTAATTATTTATATGAATTTTATTTAGACAAATCTTTTAAAAATATTGATATTTTTATAGAATATTTAAAATTTGATTATCTCTCAATAGGAAAAACGGGATATTTTCCATATTGGTTCAAAAGAAATACTGATAAAGAAAAATATAATGAATTATTAAATAATTTAAATTTCAAATCTAAACGAGAAGCTTATAAAAAAACTGAATATGAAATATTTAATTATGATATAATAAATAATAAAAAAGAGAAAAAAGAGATACTTTTTATCTATAATAATGATTTAATAATAAAGGAGATTTAA